DNA from Candidatus Zixiibacteriota bacterium:
TGCGTTCAATTTCGGCCAGGGCTTTGCTCATCACCTGGCTGGCGTAGGATGATTCATTGGTGACGATACAGCAGGAAAGCGACGCCCTCTGCCAGAGATCGTTGTTGCCTGTCTCCGAAATGGAGACATTAAATTTATTGCGAACTCGCGTAATAATCCTTTTCAGGATATGCCT
Protein-coding regions in this window:
- a CDS encoding DUF503 family protein codes for the protein MVIGLLQVELFLPQVQSLKNKRHILKRIITRVRNKFNVSISETGNNDLWQRASLSCCIVTNESSYASQVMSKALAEIERNLEGEVLDFQTSFM